In Candidatus Epulonipiscium viviparus, one DNA window encodes the following:
- a CDS encoding murein hydrolase activator EnvC family protein — protein sequence MNKFKQFFKAYGFYVAVTAVSIGAIAAIFSFPTRNGDAPEEQQTQIAQEEVEIPAIEVSESDVEIKPDIIVIDTNQSPKIDLKIEPEHTEEVVSPVEIEDILETEAVLETEVEIVKIIEPKPEKVAEVVSQPKKEEKPIEQEPETVSAVSETVSTTQEDILSFTKGDIFKLPVDGKIIVDYTDDSTAHWWSDLGNTMRTMGICLEAEIGTEVLAVADGVVLEIVEDYTDLPTTLNVGNLGQLMVIDHGNGYKSIYGFQGGKPNSSLIGQTVEIGDPIGLVGGSKGPFINKPSNIYLQVTKDDEVINPQTLITK from the coding sequence ATGAACAAATTTAAACAATTTTTTAAGGCCTACGGGTTCTACGTAGCAGTAACAGCAGTCAGTATTGGCGCTATTGCAGCAATATTTTCATTTCCTACAAGGAATGGAGATGCTCCAGAAGAACAACAAACACAAATAGCACAAGAGGAAGTCGAAATTCCTGCCATAGAAGTATCTGAGTCGGATGTTGAAATCAAACCAGATATTATAGTAATAGATACCAATCAGAGTCCCAAAATTGATCTAAAAATCGAACCAGAACATACTGAAGAAGTTGTCTCTCCTGTAGAAATAGAAGACATACTTGAAACAGAAGCCGTACTTGAAACAGAAGTAGAAATCGTTAAAATAATCGAACCAAAACCTGAGAAAGTGGCAGAAGTAGTTAGCCAACCTAAAAAAGAAGAAAAACCTATAGAACAAGAGCCAGAAACCGTTTCTGCAGTTTCAGAAACAGTTTCTACAACTCAAGAAGACATTCTTAGTTTTACAAAAGGAGATATCTTTAAACTTCCTGTAGATGGAAAAATTATTGTAGACTATACAGATGATTCGACCGCACATTGGTGGAGCGATCTAGGCAATACAATGAGAACGATGGGAATTTGCTTAGAGGCCGAGATAGGAACAGAAGTTTTGGCCGTTGCAGATGGAGTTGTATTAGAAATAGTTGAAGATTACACAGACCTTCCAACCACTCTAAATGTTGGAAATCTTGGACAATTGATGGTTATTGACCATGGAAATGGATATAAAAGCATTTACGGCTTTCAAGGTGGCAAGCCTAATAGCTCTTTAATTGGTCAAACAGTAGAAATCGGAGATCCTATCGGATTAGTCGGAGGATCAAAAGGCCCTTTCATAAATAAGCCGAGCAATATTTATTTACAAGTAACAAAAGATGATGAAGTTATAAATCCTCAAACTTTGATTACAAAGTAA
- a CDS encoding SpoIID/LytB domain-containing protein gives MKRIVPYLLILFGCLIFLPIFMTFIGGHHHKNILFTIATTDAVEIVDYDELLQNQIIGMLAQEVNYTEPMEYIKVNAIIFRTYLTRSQLGYGIQKDLLPLTTQQMKDKFGSNYDKAYSVYLSAVTSTEDIVIYHDDELIEPVYHASSAGNTRDSIDFYGIDIAYLQSVPSPVDATIKELQYTTAQAIDMLKSNFPDIVINETYLAQQIQIVDIDDSGYITAIQFGSSILNEQAFLQTFGLTSSHVEISVQDGNIIFRQHGDGTGVGLSQNGAKEYAKLGNTYEVILKYYYFDTEIKKINK, from the coding sequence TTGAAGCGCATAGTACCATATCTTTTAATATTATTTGGGTGTTTAATTTTCTTGCCTATATTTATGACATTTATAGGTGGGCATCACCACAAAAATATTTTATTTACAATAGCCACAACAGATGCCGTGGAAATTGTTGACTACGACGAATTACTACAAAACCAGATCATCGGAATGCTCGCACAAGAAGTAAACTATACCGAACCTATGGAATATATAAAGGTTAATGCTATAATATTTAGAACATATTTAACACGATCGCAATTAGGTTATGGGATACAAAAAGACTTGCTTCCGCTAACAACGCAGCAAATGAAAGATAAATTTGGATCTAACTACGACAAAGCATATTCTGTATATTTATCCGCCGTTACTTCTACCGAAGACATTGTGATTTATCATGACGACGAACTAATTGAACCAGTATACCACGCGTCAAGTGCGGGCAATACCCGCGACAGTATAGATTTTTACGGTATAGATATAGCATATTTGCAATCAGTGCCAAGCCCTGTAGATGCCACAATAAAAGAACTGCAATATACCACAGCTCAAGCTATCGATATGTTGAAATCAAATTTCCCAGATATTGTAATTAACGAAACTTACCTTGCTCAGCAAATTCAAATTGTTGACATAGATGACAGCGGGTATATCACTGCTATACAATTTGGGAGCTCTATTCTCAACGAGCAAGCCTTTTTACAAACTTTTGGACTTACATCATCTCATGTTGAGATCTCCGTTCAAGACGGCAATATCATTTTTCGCCAACATGGTGATGGAACAGGCGTGGGTTTAAGTCAAAATGGCGCCAAAGAGTACGCTAAACTCGGAAATACATATGAAGTTATTTTAAAATATTACTATTTTGACACAGAAATTAAAAAAATTAACAAATAA